Below is a genomic region from Rhodopirellula islandica.
TTCCCGATCACGCCCATGGCTACTGCACCGATGACAACGCTCGAGCCTTGATCCTGACGGTCTTGCTGGAGGAACAAGGCAAGGATTCCCCCGAAGTCCGTGCGTTGGCATCTCGCTACGCCGCCTTCCTCAACAACGCCTTCAATCGTGACACCGGACGATTCCGCAACTTCCTTGGGTTTGATCGACAATGGATGGAAGCAGACGGTTCGGACGATTCGCAGGGCCGCGCCTTGTGGGCAATCGGAACGTGCGTCGGTCGATCCTGCAACGCAGGCTTGGTTGCCTGGGCGCGAGAGGTGTTCCACCAAGCACTTCCTGCCAGCGAACGAACCACCTCCCCGAGAACCTGGGCACTCGCCATCATCGGCATTCACGAATACTTGCGACGCTACAGCGGTGATCGCGTGGCTGCGGCGATGAGTCAGCAACTCGCCGACCGCCTGGCCGACATGTACGAAGCCATCGCCACGGACGAATGGCCCTGGTTCGAAAAAATCGCGACCTACAACAACGCCAAACTATCGCAAGCCCTGATCACACATGGTCGCTGGTTCGACAATCAACGCGCGGTCGACATCGGGCTGAAATCCTTGCATTGGCTTAGCGGAATCCAACGCTCGCCGCAGGGAAGGTTTCGCCCGATTGGTTCCAACGGCTTCAGCCCCGAAGGCGAAGTGACGGCCGTGTTCGATCAACAAGCCATCGAGGCGCATGCCATGATCTCGGCCTCGATCGAAGCCTTCGCTGCCAGCAAAGACAACTTCTGGTCCGAACAAGCTCACTTGGCATTCGATTGGTTCTTGGGACGCAATGATCTCGGCCAACCCATTTACGACGCCTCCACAGGCGGTTGCTTTGACGGCTTGATGGAAAATCAAGTCAATGAAAACCAAGGCGCTGAGTCCACGCTCGCGTTCTTACTCTCACTCGCTGAAATGCGCGGCTTGAATGCCATGATGCGCGTCGTCCCCAACCCCACTCACTGATCTTCACCTTGCCAATCAAACGAACCGGAATCGTCCTCTCGCCCAACCGCCAACGCGTCGTCCTCCGACCGTTCCAGCCTCCTGGTGACGATCGTGTGCTGCGTGTCATCGGACGGGTCTGCACCCTTTCCGAAGCGGAGGTGAACCAACAACTCGCCCATGTCCTGGAGGAATTCCACGGGCGACATCAAAAACCCAAGGCCTACTTTGAACAACGGTTTCGGGACCTCAAACACCACCTGCTCACCGACACCCCGCTCAGCGAAAACCGGCGGCTGCTGCTGGGAGCGTACTTCACCCAAGAATACGCGCTCGAATCGGCCGCTCTGTTCAACCCTTCGCTCGTGTGGCATCCCGACCAATCGAATCTCCCTGCAGGTACGCGGCGGTTTGCAATGAGCTTGCGAGCCGTCGGCGAAGGACACATCTCCTCCATCGTCTTTCGCAGTGGAACGATCGACCGCAACTGCAACATTCAGGTCGATGAATCCGTGCGGTATGTCACGACACCTCGGTACGTCCCCGATTCCTGTTACGAGAACAGTCTGTTTCGGCGCAAACTCATCGAACTCGGGCTCGGCAACACGTTCACCTACGAAGTGCTGGACGCACTCCCGGAGGAATTCACACTCGCCGAACTGGAAACGCGTTTGCAAGCGTCGCTCCGCGAACATCGCTCGCTTCACAACGAACTCGCGCCGCTGGTGGATCGAGTGGTCATGCTGGCCAAATCGAACTACGAAATCCAATACACACCCGATCACGAACTGTCCGAACGAGTCATCTTTCCATTCAGTCCCACCGAAAGCAACGGGATCGAAGACGCGCGTTTCGTGGACTTCCAAGACGACGATGGCAGCCGTCGATACTACGCCACCTACAGCGCCTACGACGGCCAATTGGTCTTGCCCCAATTGTTAGAAACAAAGGACTTCCTGCGTTTCAAGATGCACACTCTCAACGGTCCCGCCGTCGCCAACAAAGGCATGGCGTTGTTCCCGCGGAAAATCAACGGCCATTACGCAATGCTGGGCCGGCAAGACGGCGAACATCTGTTTCTGATGTATTCCGACATGCTCTATTTCTGGCACACCAGCGAATTGATCATCAAGCCTGCCATGCCTTGGGAGTACATCCAAATGGGCAACTGTGGCTCGCCCATCGAAACCGACGCAGGGTGGCTGGTCCTCACTCACGGTGTCGGCCCGATGCGCAAGTACTGCATCGGCGCGATGCTGCTGGACCTGAATGACCCTTCCAAAGTCATCGCACGGTTGAGCGAACCTCTGATCACTCCCAACGAAGTCGAGCGGGAAGGCTACGTCCCCAACGTGGTCTACACCTGCGGTTCGATCATTCATGAAAACCAACTGATCATCCCCTACGCGATGTCCGACTACGCCACCACGTTTGCCACCATCGAAGTTGACAAATTGCTGGCCTTGATGACGTAGAGAACCGTCGAAAAATCCGTGTCAGGTACCCTTTGCCAAACGACGATCCATGAAATCACACTCCCGCCCCCTCAGCGATCATCGATGGTGGGAAACCGGGGTGATCTACCAGATCTACCCGCGTTCATTTCAAGATCGCGATGGCGATGGGGTCGGTGACCTGGCGGGAATCGAGACGCGGCTGGATCACCTGGTGACACTGGGGATCGATGCGATTTGGCTGTCGCCGATCTACCCGTCCCCGATGGCGGACTTCGGCTACGACGTGGCCGACTACTGCGACATCGATCCGATCTTCGGGGATCTCGATGCCTTCGATCGGTTGCTGGCGGCAATCCACTCGAGAGGGCTCAAGCTGCTGCTGGATTTCGTTCCCAACCATTCCTCGGACCAACATCCCTGGTTTGTCGAAAGCCGTTCTGCTCGCGACCATCCCAAACGGGACTGGTACATTTGGCGTGACCCATCGCCCGGCGGCGGACCACCCAACAACTGGGTCAGTGATTTTGGTGGCTCGTCCTGGCAGTGGGACGAGGCGACGCAGCAATACTACCTGCACGCGTTTCTCCCGCAGCAACCCGATCTCAATTGGCGGCACCCGGAACTGCGTCCGGCGATGATGCAGGTGCTGCGATTCTGGCTGGATCGCGGCGTCGATGGATTCCGCATCGACGTGTTGTGGCACATCATCAAAGACGCGGGTCTCCCCGACAATCCTCTCAACCCAAACTGGACGCCCGACCAAACTCAGCGCGATCGGTTGATCCAATTGCACTCGACCGATCAACCCGAAGCTCACCAGATCGCCGCCGAGTTCCGAGCCTTGGCCGACTCCTATGGCGACCGCGTCCTGATCGGCGAGATCTGTTTGCCAGACGATCGTCTCGCCCGCTGGTTCGGCACCCAGGATCAACCTCAAGTCCATTTCCCGGTCAACTTTCACCTGATCGAAAGCGAATGGAAGGCGGACTCCCTGTGCCGGATGATCGCCAACTACGAACAGTCCCTCCCGGCATT
It encodes:
- a CDS encoding glycoside hydrolase family 130 protein — encoded protein: MPIKRTGIVLSPNRQRVVLRPFQPPGDDRVLRVIGRVCTLSEAEVNQQLAHVLEEFHGRHQKPKAYFEQRFRDLKHHLLTDTPLSENRRLLLGAYFTQEYALESAALFNPSLVWHPDQSNLPAGTRRFAMSLRAVGEGHISSIVFRSGTIDRNCNIQVDESVRYVTTPRYVPDSCYENSLFRRKLIELGLGNTFTYEVLDALPEEFTLAELETRLQASLREHRSLHNELAPLVDRVVMLAKSNYEIQYTPDHELSERVIFPFSPTESNGIEDARFVDFQDDDGSRRYYATYSAYDGQLVLPQLLETKDFLRFKMHTLNGPAVANKGMALFPRKINGHYAMLGRQDGEHLFLMYSDMLYFWHTSELIIKPAMPWEYIQMGNCGSPIETDAGWLVLTHGVGPMRKYCIGAMLLDLNDPSKVIARLSEPLITPNEVEREGYVPNVVYTCGSIIHENQLIIPYAMSDYATTFATIEVDKLLALMT
- a CDS encoding alpha-amylase family glycosyl hydrolase; this encodes MKSHSRPLSDHRWWETGVIYQIYPRSFQDRDGDGVGDLAGIETRLDHLVTLGIDAIWLSPIYPSPMADFGYDVADYCDIDPIFGDLDAFDRLLAAIHSRGLKLLLDFVPNHSSDQHPWFVESRSARDHPKRDWYIWRDPSPGGGPPNNWVSDFGGSSWQWDEATQQYYLHAFLPQQPDLNWRHPELRPAMMQVLRFWLDRGVDGFRIDVLWHIIKDAGLPDNPLNPNWTPDQTQRDRLIQLHSTDQPEAHQIAAEFRALADSYGDRVLIGEICLPDDRLARWFGTQDQPQVHFPVNFHLIESEWKADSLCRMIANYEQSLPAFGWPNWVLGSHDAPRIAARLGEAQSPVAAMLLLTLRGTPTLYQGDEIGIGEVTIPRDRVRDPQDLRQPELGIGRDRSRTPMRWDASAHAGFSTVDPWLPLGDDWRTRNVAAQARDPQSLLSLYQTLLSLRRSHPALVIGDLVHLDSANDVLCFERQHGEERLWIALNLSDQPQPMPRPQEAAQATSLFTLLCSTSKPRPLDGTLAPNEGLLLQRRKQS